The following are encoded together in the Pelorhabdus rhamnosifermentans genome:
- a CDS encoding type 1 glutamine amidotransferase, giving the protein MNRLKLVMKGQKKEMRLHYLQHVPFENPGSILIWARENGHVITHTQLYEQDTLPKQQDFDWLVVMGGPMNIYEEENYPWLADEKVFIREAIAAGKVIIGLCLGGQLIADVIGGKVTQNPCKEIGWFPVRLSEKVRSTSLFAFFPEQPVVFEWHGDTFSVLPEDAECIAENDACKHQAFIYKKRVFGFQFHLENTSAIIKDLVENCGEEMIPDAYVQTSEELLAHPEYIEQNNQWMELFLTRLEKMYREDVL; this is encoded by the coding sequence ATGAACAGATTAAAATTAGTTATGAAAGGACAGAAAAAAGAGATGAGACTCCACTATTTACAACATGTTCCATTTGAAAATCCCGGAAGCATTCTAATATGGGCTAGGGAAAACGGTCATGTTATAACACATACGCAATTGTATGAACAGGATACTCTTCCCAAGCAGCAGGATTTCGATTGGCTTGTGGTTATGGGGGGGCCCATGAATATTTATGAGGAAGAAAATTATCCATGGCTTGCCGATGAAAAGGTGTTTATCAGGGAAGCTATTGCAGCTGGTAAAGTTATCATCGGCTTATGTCTCGGTGGTCAATTGATTGCCGATGTGATAGGCGGAAAAGTGACTCAGAATCCTTGTAAGGAAATTGGCTGGTTTCCTGTTCGATTGAGCGAGAAAGTCCGATCAACATCTTTGTTTGCGTTTTTCCCTGAGCAGCCCGTCGTATTCGAGTGGCATGGAGACACGTTCAGTGTTTTGCCCGAAGATGCAGAGTGCATAGCGGAAAACGATGCCTGTAAGCATCAGGCCTTTATTTATAAAAAGAGAGTATTTGGTTTTCAATTTCATCTGGAAAACACATCAGCTATTATTAAAGACCTCGTAGAAAACTGCGGGGAAGAAATGATTCCAGACGCTTATGTGCAGACGTCGGAAGAACTGCTTGCGCATCCTGAATATATCGAACAAAACAATCAATGGATGGAATTGTTTCTTACGCGACTGGAGAAAATGTACAGAGAGGATGTTCTTTGA
- a CDS encoding P-II family nitrogen regulator gives MILVKAIVRPEKKDELLAGLSNAGFHAATVLDVVGRGKQMGIKVGGVVYDEIPKSLIMMVASADDKDNIVKVILKHAKSGDTGAFGDGKIFISPVEAVYTISSGATGL, from the coding sequence ATGATATTGGTTAAAGCCATTGTTCGACCTGAAAAAAAGGATGAACTTCTTGCGGGATTGTCGAATGCTGGATTTCACGCTGCTACTGTCCTTGATGTCGTAGGGCGCGGGAAACAAATGGGAATTAAAGTTGGCGGTGTTGTGTACGATGAAATTCCAAAGTCTTTGATTATGATGGTAGCTTCGGCTGACGATAAAGACAATATTGTGAAAGTCATTCTTAAACATGCCAAAAGCGGTGATACCGGTGCCTTTGGTGATGGAAAGATTTTTATCAGTCCGGTTGAAGCAGTATACACTATTTCTAGTGGCGCTACAGGTTTGTGA
- the anfG gene encoding Fe-only nitrogenase subunit delta, translated as MEDMMKDQIEQLVNYIMKNCLWQFNSRAWDREKQNEGILTKTTQLLCDEPAEHETPVDRYYWAEAKCLTEGFQSQYLWLAALDKMEIKALMQGLKDRIDYLTITGSLNAELKDPNY; from the coding sequence ATGGAGGATATGATGAAAGACCAGATTGAACAATTGGTGAATTATATTATGAAGAATTGTCTGTGGCAGTTTAATTCTCGTGCCTGGGACAGAGAAAAACAGAATGAAGGAATACTGACTAAAACTACGCAGTTATTATGCGATGAACCTGCTGAACATGAGACTCCTGTTGACAGGTACTATTGGGCGGAAGCCAAGTGCCTGACAGAAGGTTTCCAAAGCCAGTATTTGTGGCTGGCTGCGCTGGACAAAATGGAGATTAAGGCGCTCATGCAAGGACTTAAAGACCGCATAGACTATTTAACCATTACAGGATCGCTGAATGCTGAGCTTAAGGACCCAAACTATTAA
- the nifH gene encoding nitrogenase iron protein: MTRKIAIYGKGGIGKSTTQQNTAAAMVHFYDQKVFIHGCDPKADSTRLILGGMNQKTLMDMLRDEGEEKITVEKIVKSGYGGIRCVESGGPEPGVGCAGRGVITAIDMMEKNGAYTDDLNFVFFDVLGDVVCGGFAMPLRDGKAQEVYIVASGEMMAIYAANNICKGLLKYAKQSGVRLGGVICNSRKVDREQEFLEEFTAAIGTQMIHFVPRDNIVQKAEFNKKTVVEYDADCNQAKEYGELARKIIENKNFVIPKPLKMDELEAMVVKYGISD; this comes from the coding sequence ATGACAAGAAAAATTGCGATTTATGGAAAAGGCGGAATTGGTAAATCCACTACTCAACAAAATACTGCCGCGGCAATGGTACATTTTTACGATCAAAAAGTATTTATCCACGGCTGTGATCCTAAAGCAGATTCCACTCGCCTTATTCTGGGCGGAATGAATCAAAAGACATTAATGGATATGCTCCGCGATGAGGGCGAAGAAAAAATTACCGTTGAGAAAATTGTAAAATCAGGGTATGGTGGAATTCGCTGCGTGGAGTCCGGCGGTCCGGAACCAGGCGTTGGCTGTGCAGGTCGTGGTGTTATCACAGCCATTGATATGATGGAGAAAAATGGAGCTTATACGGATGATTTGAATTTTGTATTTTTTGATGTACTCGGTGATGTTGTATGCGGCGGATTCGCCATGCCCCTTCGCGACGGTAAAGCCCAAGAAGTGTATATCGTTGCTTCTGGTGAAATGATGGCTATTTATGCAGCAAATAATATTTGCAAGGGCTTGTTGAAATATGCCAAACAAAGTGGTGTGCGTCTCGGTGGGGTCATTTGCAATAGTCGCAAAGTGGACCGTGAACAAGAATTTTTGGAAGAATTTACGGCTGCAATTGGTACTCAAATGATTCATTTTGTACCTCGTGATAATATTGTTCAAAAAGCGGAATTTAACAAAAAAACAGTTGTTGAATATGATGCGGATTGTAATCAGGCGAAAGAATATGGTGAACTGGCTCGCAAAATTATTGAGAATAAGAATTTCGTTATTCCGAAACCGCTTAAGATGGATGAGTTAGAAGCGATGGTTGTTAAATATGGTATTTCCGATTGA
- a CDS encoding permease has product MWVEKETMIKFLGENSKFLGIFTAFLLGSIAAGPLYVAFPFVGVLMKKGSKFSNVLIFIGAWSATKIPISLFEASVMGWKFMIVRYLIDVPVIILMAFIVDKSISTSEKEMLYENPKIL; this is encoded by the coding sequence ATATGGGTAGAAAAAGAGACAATGATAAAATTCCTAGGTGAAAATTCTAAATTCCTAGGTATATTCACTGCCTTTTTATTAGGTTCTATTGCAGCAGGGCCATTATATGTTGCATTTCCTTTTGTTGGAGTATTAATGAAAAAAGGCAGCAAATTCTCTAATGTATTAATTTTCATAGGGGCATGGTCTGCTACAAAAATACCAATATCACTATTTGAAGCATCCGTTATGGGGTGGAAATTTATGATTGTCCGGTATCTTATTGATGTTCCGGTAATTATACTAATGGCATTTATTGTAGATAAATCAATTTCAACCTCTGAAAAAGAAATGCTTTATGAAAATCCCAAAATATTGTAA
- a CDS encoding P-II family nitrogen regulator, with protein MKEIIAVVRMNKVSDTKRALVESGVAGFTATKVMGRGRLVQDLSLIAERRKTLLAMTNENDAKTEKLVTQFLDGTRFFPRRMFNILAHDDEVPKIIESIINANRTDNHVGDGKIFVLPVSDAIRVRTGETGDAAI; from the coding sequence ATGAAAGAAATCATTGCCGTAGTCAGGATGAATAAAGTGAGCGATACAAAGCGGGCTTTGGTGGAAAGCGGAGTGGCTGGATTTACCGCCACTAAAGTAATGGGACGCGGTAGGCTGGTTCAGGATTTGTCGCTTATTGCCGAACGTCGGAAAACTTTATTGGCCATGACGAACGAGAACGATGCTAAGACTGAAAAATTGGTTACTCAATTTTTGGATGGTACACGATTTTTCCCTCGCCGTATGTTCAATATTTTGGCACATGATGATGAAGTGCCTAAAATTATCGAATCCATTATCAACGCAAACCGGACAGATAATCATGTCGGTGACGGCAAAATATTTGTCTTGCCGGTTTCGGATGCGATTCGTGTCAGAACAGGTGAAACAGGCGACGCGGCCATATGA
- the anfK gene encoding Fe-only nitrogenase subunit beta: MSCEVKEKERAGIINPIFTCQPAGAQFASIGIKECIGIVHGGQGCVMFVRLLFSQHFKESFELASSSVHEDGAVFGAVHRVEEAVDVLLMRYPHVKVIPIITTCSTEVIGDDVDGAVIKLNEGLLQEKYPGREVHLIPIHTPSFKGSQVTGYDVAVKDIVSYFAKKSEPNGKLNLITGWVNPGDVTALKHLLAEIQVDATVLFEIESFDSPLMPDGSSVSHGNTTIEDLIGTANALGTIALNRYEGGKAAQYLQNEFDIPTIIGPTPIGIRNTDTFLQNVKKLTGKAIPESLVRERGIAIDALTDLTHMFFAEKKVAIYGNPDLVIGLAEFCLDLEMKPMLLLLGDDNKTYPDDPRIKELQKNVDYGMEIITNADLWELENRIKNGGLELDLILGHSKGRFISIEYNIPMVRVGFPTYDRAGLYRHPIVGYAGATWLAEEMANTLFTDMEYKKNKEWILNVW; this comes from the coding sequence ATGTCTTGTGAAGTGAAAGAAAAGGAACGTGCCGGTATTATCAACCCGATATTTACCTGCCAGCCTGCGGGCGCGCAGTTTGCTAGCATCGGAATCAAAGAGTGTATTGGAATTGTTCATGGCGGACAGGGTTGTGTCATGTTTGTTCGTTTGCTGTTCTCCCAACATTTTAAAGAGAGTTTCGAACTGGCGTCTTCTTCTGTGCATGAGGATGGCGCGGTGTTCGGCGCTGTTCATCGCGTGGAAGAAGCAGTCGATGTCCTTTTGATGCGGTATCCTCATGTAAAAGTGATTCCGATTATTACAACTTGTTCGACCGAGGTTATCGGCGATGATGTCGACGGTGCCGTTATAAAACTCAATGAAGGCCTGCTGCAAGAAAAATATCCCGGCAGGGAAGTCCACCTGATTCCTATTCATACTCCCAGTTTTAAGGGCAGCCAGGTCACTGGCTATGATGTGGCAGTGAAGGATATTGTTAGTTATTTTGCGAAAAAAAGCGAACCCAATGGCAAGCTTAATTTAATTACGGGCTGGGTTAATCCGGGTGACGTAACGGCCCTTAAACATCTCCTGGCGGAAATTCAAGTGGATGCGACGGTACTGTTCGAAATTGAAAGCTTTGATTCTCCCTTGATGCCTGATGGCAGTTCCGTTTCCCATGGCAATACGACCATCGAGGATCTGATAGGGACGGCGAATGCGCTGGGTACAATCGCGCTGAACAGATATGAAGGCGGAAAAGCGGCTCAATATCTTCAAAATGAATTTGACATTCCCACAATCATTGGACCGACTCCCATTGGTATTCGCAACACCGATACATTTTTGCAGAACGTGAAAAAGTTGACAGGCAAGGCCATTCCTGAGTCACTTGTCCGCGAACGCGGCATTGCCATTGATGCTCTGACTGATTTGACGCATATGTTTTTCGCCGAAAAGAAAGTCGCCATTTACGGGAACCCCGATCTTGTAATCGGTTTGGCGGAATTCTGTCTGGATCTGGAAATGAAGCCGATGCTGCTGCTGCTTGGTGATGACAACAAGACCTATCCGGATGATCCGCGTATTAAGGAGCTTCAGAAGAATGTCGATTACGGCATGGAGATTATTACCAATGCCGATTTATGGGAACTGGAAAATCGGATTAAGAACGGGGGGCTTGAACTGGATCTTATTCTGGGACATTCCAAAGGGCGGTTTATTTCCATTGAATATAATATCCCCATGGTACGCGTAGGATTTCCCACTTATGACCGTGCTGGACTGTATCGCCACCCTATTGTTGGTTATGCCGGTGCTACGTGGCTGGCTGAAGAGATGGCGAACACGCTGTTTACCGACATGGAGTATAAGAAGAATAAGGAATGGATTCTGAATGTTTGGTAA
- a CDS encoding pyridoxamine 5'-phosphate oxidase family protein codes for MNQIRYTQRNCQDQGKIEAFLLRARTGVLGMVSEDLPYTLPVNYVWHGGSIYFHGLSSGKKETILSQKPSVCFTVYEEYGTVTDPVPCHADTSYLSVMLFGEAEKVADSEEAAAVLQKLLGKYMPGYYSQPLTGTFINKYRSSLDGNAVSVYRVTPQEMTAKENLVECGKLLNLETR; via the coding sequence ATGAATCAGATTCGTTATACCCAGAGAAACTGCCAGGATCAGGGAAAAATCGAGGCTTTTCTTTTGCGGGCAAGAACGGGTGTGCTTGGTATGGTGAGTGAGGATCTTCCGTATACGCTTCCGGTGAACTATGTATGGCACGGCGGTTCGATCTATTTTCATGGCCTGAGTTCTGGTAAAAAGGAGACGATTCTTTCTCAAAAACCCTCGGTTTGTTTCACCGTATATGAAGAATACGGTACAGTGACTGATCCGGTGCCCTGTCATGCCGATACGTCATACTTGAGCGTCATGCTTTTTGGCGAGGCGGAAAAAGTGGCGGATTCGGAAGAGGCTGCAGCCGTTCTTCAAAAATTGCTTGGTAAATATATGCCGGGTTATTACAGTCAGCCTTTAACAGGCACTTTCATTAATAAGTATCGCTCTTCACTTGATGGCAATGCCGTTTCGGTTTATAGGGTCACGCCGCAGGAAATGACGGCCAAAGAAAACTTGGTGGAATGTGGTAAATTACTAAATTTGGAAACACGGTAA
- the nifB gene encoding nitrogenase cofactor biosynthesis protein NifB has product MENACSKNAAFLMSEELAKMTARHPCYSLDAHHQFARMHLPVAPVCNISCNYCHRKYDCVNESRPGVTSEVLTPEISLTKFIRVKEEMPHLSVVGIAGPGDALANWDVVKRSIKLIKAESPDMIFCLSTNGLMLPHYGQDIIDLGIKHVTVTVNCLEPAIGAKIYHHIHYRGKYYVGENAAEILIHNQMEGINILVDHGILVKVNIVMIKDINVEHIPEVVKKVKNLGALMTNIMPLIPAPGSVFQNFPQTSMKEVNALRDLCQTDISQMRHCQQCRADAIGLLSEDQSYKFRHVKADTVKKCKFRARFYKVAVTSKHKQLVDLHYGHAEEFHIYETDGVDIRFIETRATSKYCLGRVNCDETEEIKDAVIQGITDCDAVLTMRIGYEAQQRLREQGISAVESCASVEEGLFHVFHQLRHEADPSAALDVI; this is encoded by the coding sequence ATGGAAAATGCCTGTTCTAAGAATGCCGCATTTCTTATGTCGGAAGAATTAGCAAAAATGACTGCCAGGCATCCCTGCTATTCATTGGATGCCCATCACCAGTTTGCCAGAATGCATTTGCCTGTGGCGCCGGTTTGCAATATTAGCTGTAACTATTGCCATCGAAAATATGACTGTGTGAATGAAAGCCGTCCTGGTGTGACAAGTGAAGTATTGACACCTGAAATAAGTCTGACAAAGTTTATCCGGGTAAAAGAAGAAATGCCTCATTTGAGTGTTGTCGGGATTGCTGGTCCTGGTGATGCCTTGGCGAATTGGGATGTTGTAAAAAGAAGTATCAAGTTAATTAAGGCTGAATCGCCGGATATGATATTTTGCTTATCCACGAATGGTTTGATGCTTCCTCATTATGGCCAGGATATTATTGACTTGGGTATTAAGCATGTAACAGTTACTGTAAACTGTTTGGAACCTGCCATAGGAGCAAAAATCTATCATCATATCCATTATCGGGGTAAGTATTATGTGGGAGAAAATGCGGCTGAAATCTTAATTCACAACCAGATGGAGGGAATTAATATTTTAGTTGATCATGGCATTCTGGTAAAAGTCAATATTGTTATGATTAAGGATATTAATGTTGAACATATACCGGAAGTAGTAAAAAAAGTAAAGAACCTGGGGGCTCTAATGACAAATATTATGCCGCTTATTCCGGCGCCGGGCAGTGTATTCCAGAACTTCCCGCAAACCAGTATGAAAGAAGTGAATGCCCTGCGGGATTTGTGCCAGACAGACATTTCCCAAATGCGTCACTGTCAGCAATGCCGGGCGGATGCCATCGGACTTTTGTCAGAAGATCAATCGTATAAGTTCCGTCATGTCAAAGCGGATACGGTCAAGAAATGTAAATTCCGGGCCAGGTTCTATAAAGTAGCTGTGACCTCCAAACATAAGCAACTAGTGGATCTGCATTATGGTCATGCCGAAGAGTTTCATATTTATGAAACGGATGGCGTGGATATTCGGTTTATTGAGACGCGGGCTACCTCAAAATATTGCCTGGGCAGGGTAAACTGTGATGAGACGGAAGAAATCAAGGATGCTGTGATTCAGGGGATCACAGACTGTGATGCCGTATTGACCATGCGGATTGGTTATGAGGCGCAGCAGCGGTTAAGGGAACAGGGAATCTCTGCTGTAGAATCTTGTGCCAGCGTTGAAGAAGGCTTATTTCATGTTTTTCATCAATTACGTCATGAGGCGGACCCGAGTGCTGCATTAGATGTCATCTAG
- the anfD gene encoding nitrogenase iron-iron protein, alpha chain codes for MPYHEFDCSKCIPERKQHAVDKEPSEDLTSALPLGYLNTIPGSISERGCAYCGAKHVIGTPMKDVIHMSHGPIGCTYDTWQTKRYISDNNNFQLHYTYATDMKEKHVIFGAEKLLKQNIIEAFKAFPDIKRMSLYQTCASALIGDDINAIAEEVMEEMPEVDIFVCNSPGFAGPSQSGGHHKINIAWVNDKVGTFEPKITSDYVINYVGEYNIQGDQEVMVDYFKRMGIQVLSTFTGNGSYDDLRGMHLAHLNVLECARSAEYICNELRQRYGIPRMDIDGCGFEALSVSLKKIGLFFGIEDRAQAIIDEETARWKPELDWYRERLRGKKVCLWPGGSKLWHWAHAIHAEMGVEVVSVYTKFGHQGDMEKGIARCEVGALAIDDPNELESLEAMAKLQPDVIFTGKRPGEVGKKVRVPYLNAHAYHNGPYKGFEGWVRFARDIYNAIYSPIHQLSGLDISKDEIPTDKGFVTRKMISDVNLSEEVTASAELREYTGKYDSVSPLREKTYPNFPSSRQLSAV; via the coding sequence ATGCCATATCATGAATTTGACTGCAGTAAGTGTATTCCTGAAAGGAAACAGCACGCTGTTGATAAAGAACCCAGCGAAGATTTGACGTCAGCCCTGCCCCTTGGATACCTTAATACTATTCCAGGGTCCATATCGGAACGCGGCTGCGCCTATTGCGGAGCCAAGCATGTCATCGGTACACCTATGAAGGATGTTATCCATATGAGCCATGGACCGATCGGCTGCACTTACGACACGTGGCAGACCAAGCGCTATATCAGCGATAACAATAATTTTCAGCTTCACTATACTTACGCCACAGATATGAAAGAGAAACATGTTATTTTTGGTGCCGAAAAGCTGCTCAAGCAAAATATTATTGAAGCATTTAAGGCATTTCCCGATATTAAACGAATGTCACTTTATCAAACTTGCGCTTCGGCCCTCATCGGGGATGATATTAATGCGATTGCCGAAGAAGTAATGGAGGAAATGCCTGAGGTCGATATTTTCGTTTGCAATTCCCCTGGGTTTGCTGGTCCCAGTCAGTCGGGAGGGCATCACAAAATCAATATTGCGTGGGTCAATGACAAGGTCGGAACATTTGAACCAAAAATCACCAGTGATTACGTCATCAATTATGTGGGTGAGTATAACATTCAGGGCGATCAGGAAGTTATGGTAGATTATTTCAAGCGCATGGGCATTCAGGTTTTGTCCACTTTTACTGGTAACGGATCTTATGATGATCTCCGCGGGATGCATCTCGCTCATCTGAATGTACTGGAATGCGCCCGCTCTGCTGAGTATATCTGCAATGAACTCAGACAAAGATATGGTATTCCGCGAATGGATATCGATGGATGTGGTTTTGAAGCTCTGTCAGTGTCACTGAAGAAGATCGGCTTATTTTTTGGCATCGAAGATCGGGCTCAGGCCATTATCGACGAGGAGACAGCCAGATGGAAACCGGAGCTCGACTGGTACAGGGAAAGACTACGAGGAAAAAAGGTGTGTTTGTGGCCAGGCGGCTCCAAGCTTTGGCATTGGGCGCATGCCATTCACGCCGAAATGGGCGTCGAAGTGGTTTCAGTGTATACGAAATTCGGTCATCAGGGGGATATGGAAAAAGGCATTGCCCGTTGCGAAGTAGGTGCGCTGGCTATTGATGATCCCAATGAGCTTGAAAGCTTGGAAGCTATGGCAAAGTTGCAGCCTGATGTTATCTTTACAGGCAAACGTCCGGGTGAGGTTGGTAAAAAAGTCCGGGTTCCCTATCTCAATGCCCATGCCTATCATAACGGCCCTTATAAAGGATTTGAAGGCTGGGTCCGGTTTGCCCGTGATATTTACAATGCTATTTATTCACCCATTCATCAACTTTCTGGTTTGGATATCAGCAAAGATGAAATACCTACAGATAAGGGGTTTGTCACAAGGAAAATGATTTCCGATGTGAATTTAAGCGAAGAAGTTACTGCTTCAGCGGAGCTGAGAGAATACACGGGTAAATATGACAGTGTTTCCCCGCTGCGTGAAAAGACTTATCCAAATTTCCCATCATCCAGACAGCTTTCTGCGGTGTAA
- a CDS encoding NAD(P)/FAD-dependent oxidoreductase, with product MLPKGANLQKIRDGKRTYAITPHLPGGFIKPEMMEKYAQVARKYGGILKLTSAQRIMITGLKAEDIENIWQDLDMQAALGYANCVRSVKICPGVTFCKRGKQDSVKLGLELDRRYIKKEMPSRMKMGVSGCANSCSEAIIKDIGVIGSDVGWTVYVGGSAGSHRKLSGRIVPGCRNPIGNERVWIVE from the coding sequence ATGTTACCTAAAGGAGCCAATCTGCAAAAAATCCGAGATGGAAAGCGAACGTATGCTATTACGCCTCATTTGCCAGGTGGATTTATAAAGCCAGAGATGATGGAGAAATATGCACAAGTAGCTCGAAAATATGGCGGGATTTTGAAGTTGACATCGGCGCAGCGTATTATGATTACTGGATTAAAAGCAGAAGATATTGAAAATATCTGGCAGGATTTAGATATGCAGGCAGCATTGGGGTATGCTAATTGTGTTCGTAGTGTCAAAATATGCCCCGGGGTTACTTTTTGTAAACGTGGCAAACAGGATAGTGTGAAGCTAGGATTGGAGCTGGACAGAAGGTATATAAAAAAAGAAATGCCATCAAGAATGAAAATGGGTGTTTCCGGCTGCGCTAATTCATGTTCAGAAGCCATTATCAAAGATATTGGCGTGATAGGCAGTGATGTTGGATGGACTGTTTACGTCGGTGGCAGTGCCGGCTCACACAGAAAGTTATCTGGGAGAATAGTGCCTGGTTGCAGGAATCCAATTGGAAACGAACGGGTGTGGATTGTAGAATAA
- a CDS encoding PadR family transcriptional regulator, with protein sequence MPIKKAQKHRHLPAFILLTLAQKSAHGGAIYNSLIKNIPDFHCDTAAVYRTLKQLEEEKAVSFSWDTTHSGPARKIYKITPIGLNELENWKKDMEGRIIKLNYFLNTYNSLTL encoded by the coding sequence ATGCCTATTAAAAAAGCTCAAAAACACCGGCATTTGCCAGCTTTTATTCTTTTAACCTTAGCCCAAAAGTCTGCACACGGAGGTGCTATATATAATTCTCTTATAAAAAACATTCCTGATTTTCACTGTGATACTGCTGCTGTATATCGTACACTTAAACAACTTGAAGAAGAAAAGGCTGTGTCATTTTCATGGGATACAACTCATTCAGGACCAGCAAGAAAAATTTATAAGATTACCCCTATAGGCTTAAATGAACTTGAAAATTGGAAGAAAGATATGGAGGGAAGAATAATAAAGTTAAATTATTTTCTAAATACATATAATAGTTTAACTTTATAG